The DNA window GCGATAAATTCAGGATCGGACTTAATCGCGCGGCAGGCTTCGCCGTCGGCATAGCGTTGGCCGAAGTTCAGCGACAGCCGCTCCACCACCTGCCCCGGCCCCGGCGACAACAGCAGCAGCTCGCTGGCGAGGAACACCGCCTCTTCGATATCGTGGGTGATCAGCAGCACCTGCTTGCCGGTGTCGCGCCAGATGGTCAACAACAGCTCCTGCATCTGCTCGCGGGTGAACGCGTCCAGCGCGCCGAACGGCTCGTCCAGCAACAGCAGGCGCGGATCGGCGGCCAGGGCGCGGGCGATGCCGACGCGTTGACGCATGCCGCCGGAAAGCTGCCAGATAAAATGCCGTTCGTAACCGGCCAGCCCCACGCGCTGCAGCATCTGCTCTGCTACCTGGCGACGCTGCGCCTTGCCGACGCCAGCCAACTGCAGGCCGAATTCGACGTTGTCCACCACGTTGCGCCACGGCAG is part of the Serratia surfactantfaciens genome and encodes:
- the tauB gene encoding taurine ABC transporter ATP-binding subunit — encoded protein: MLNVNHLSAEYQGRPALRDVSFQIAAGQLVVVLGPSGCGKTTLLNLIAGFIEPSAGSITLDGTPVHGPSAERGVVFQHEGLLPWRNVVDNVEFGLQLAGVGKAQRRQVAEQMLQRVGLAGYERHFIWQLSGGMRQRVGIARALAADPRLLLLDEPFGALDAFTREQMQELLLTIWRDTGKQVLLITHDIEEAVFLASELLLLSPGPGQVVERLSLNFGQRYADGEACRAIKSDPEFIAQREYVLGKVFQQREALL